One segment of Rosa chinensis cultivar Old Blush chromosome 6, RchiOBHm-V2, whole genome shotgun sequence DNA contains the following:
- the LOC112173999 gene encoding probable strigolactone esterase DAD2: MPSNTRILEALNVRVTGTGEQYLVLAHGFGTDQSAWSRILPFFKPYYRIVLYDLVCAGSVNPDYFDFSRYTNLDPFVDDLLNILDAVGVKKCAYVGHSVSAMIGILASIRRPELFSKLILIGASPRFLNDRDYHGGFEQEEIEKLFSAMEANYSAWVNGFAPLAVGADVPAAVREFSRTLFNMRPDISLFVSRAVFNSDLREFLGFVRVPCFIIQTTKDHSVPASVANYLKEHLGGRNTIVMLETEGHLPHLSAPGLLARRLRHALSS, encoded by the exons ATGCCCAGCAACACCAGAATCTTGGAAGCTCTGAATGTCCGGGTAACCGGGACGGGCGAGCAGTACCTGGTCCTGGCCCATGGCTTCGGCACTGACCAGTCCGCCTGGAGTCGCATTCTTCCTTTCTTCAAACCTTACTACCGCATCGTTCTATACGACCTCGTTTGCGCCGGAAGCGTCAACCCCGATTACTTCGATTTCAGCCGCTATACCAACCTGGACCCCTTCGTCGACGACTTGCTCAACATTCTCGACGCTGTGGGAGTCAAAAAGTGCGCCTACGTCGGCCACTCCGTCTCCGCCATGATCGGAATCCTCGCCTCGATTCGCCGCCCCGAGCTCTTCTCCAAGCTCATCCTCATCGGCGCTTCTCCAAG GTTTCTGAACGACAGGGACTACCACGGAGGGTTCGAGCAGGAGGAGATTGAGAAATTGTTCTCGGCGATGGAGGCGAATTACTCGGCGTGGGTCAACGGCTTCGCGCCACTCGCCGTTGGAGCCGACGTCCCAGCCGCGGTCCGAGAGTTCAGCCGGACCCTGTTCAACATGCGCCCCGATATTTCGCTCTTCGTTTCGCGGGCCGTGTTCAACAGCGACTTGAGGGAGTTTTTGGGCTTTGTCCGGGTACCCTGTTTCATAATCCAGACGACAAAAGACCATTCTGTCCCTGCCTCAGTCGCGAATTACCTGAAAGAGCATCTGGGTGGCCGGAACACCATCGTTATGCTCGAAACGGAGGGCCACTTGCCGCATTTGAGTGCGCCGGGTCTGTTGGCCCGGAGGCTCCGCCATGCTCTTTCATCGTAA
- the LOC112172590 gene encoding U-box domain-containing protein 4 produces the protein METENPSNFSYMGRNFSDLSIGDSSSAFSDCNSDRSGEFQTASSQSRRLLIACASDNSDDLIRQLVGVLESGSIEEQKQAAMEIRLLAKNKSENRLKIAEYGAIRPLISLLSSSDLQLQEYGVTAILNLSLCDENKELIASSGAIKPLVRALKTGNPTTKENAACALLRLSQIEENKVAIGRSGALPLLVNLLENGGIRGKKDASTALYSLCSVKENKIRAVQAGIMKPLVELMADFSSNMVDKSAYVLSVLVSVPEARTALVEEGGIPVLVEIVEVGSQRQKEISVAILLQLCENNAAHRNLVAREGAIPPLVALSQSGTNRAKQKAETLTELLRQPRSGNVAARA, from the exons ATGGAGACTGAAAACCCATCCAATTTCAGTTACATGGGGCGGAATTTCAGCGATCTCAGTATCGGCGACAGCTCCTCTGCTTTCAGTGACTGCAACAGTGACAGATCCGGCGAGTTCCAAACGGCGTCGTCTCAGAGCCGGCGGCTCCTGATTGCCTGCGCTTCGGACAACTCCGACGATCTGATACGTCAGCTGGTCGGCGTCCTCGAGTCCGGTTCGATTGAAGAGCAGAAGCAAGCGGCGATGGAGATCAGGCTCCTCGCCAAAAACAAATCGGAAAACCGCCTCAAAATCGCGGAATACGGAGCGATACGGCCGTTGATTTCGCTCTTGTCTTCCTCCGATCTCCAGCTCCAGGAGTACGGCGTCACGGCGATTCTGAACCTCTCGCTCTGCGACGAGAACAAGGAGCTCATAGCTTCGTCGGGAGCAATCAAGCCTCTGGTCCGAGCGCTCAAGACCGGAAATCCAACCACGAAAGAGAACGCCGCGTGCGCTCTGCTCCGTCTATCTCAAATAGAAGAGAACAAAGTCGCAATCGGACGGTCGGGAGCGCTTCCGCTGCTGGTGAATCTTCTAGAGAACGGCGGAATTCGCGGCAAGAAGGACGCGTCGACGGCTCTGTATTCTCTATGCTCGgtaaaagagaacaaaatcaGAGCCGTTCAGGCCGGGATCATGAAGCCGTTGGTGGAATTGATGGCGGATTTCAGTTCAAACATGGTGGACAAGTCGGCATACGTGCTGAGCGTGCTGGTTTCGGTGCCGGAGGCTCGAACGGCGTTGGTGGAGGAAGGCGGGATTCCGGTGCTGGTGGAAATCGTGGAGGTTGGGTCGCAGAGGCAGAAGGAGATATCGGTGGCGATATTGCTGCAGCTGTGCGAGAATAACGCGGCCCACCGTAACCTGGTGGCCCGCGAAGGAGCGATACCTCCCCTGGTGGCTCTGTCTCAGTCCGGCACTAATCGCGCCAAGCAAAAG GCGGAGACATTGACAGAGCTTCTACGGCAACCGAGATCCGGCAACGTCGCTGCACGAGCGTGA